ATCCCGATCTTTGCCtcgttttgaaatcttatcaagatctgacttaatactactgcagtttctttcagacagtacttcagtaTATATAACTGCCTCTTCTgtgaaaaatctgaggttactattaatattttccacATCATCAAGATGCAACACCAACAGCAATGGTCCCAGCACACATCCGTGGGCCACAAGTGATGTTACTTCTACatgtgttgatgactctccatccaaaataacttgCTGCACCCTCCCAACCAAAAAAATCCTTAGTCCAGTCACAAACTACTCTTGATACCTATTACAACTGTACTTTTGATCAGGGTAAATATGGTAATGAGTCAAATGCATTTTAGAAATTGAAAAAATACTGTATTTACCTGACTGCCTtattccaaggctatcagtatgtCATGTCAAAGAAGTGTGAAGTCCATCCTTgttggcatggagaaggtcattctgttcaagatacctcattactcCTGAGCTTAGAatgtattctaagattctacaccaGATGGATATCAAGGATACTggtcagtagttttgtggatcatttctgtaACCTTCTTGTGGACAGGTGTGACTTATGCTTCCTTCCAATCACTGGGCACAGTGTTTTGTTTGAGGAGTCTATAGTCGACTGTAGTTAAAAGAATGGTTTACTCATCTGCAAATTCAGTACaatacctgatagggattccactgGGCCCAAGAGCTCTGTTCAGTTTTGACAATTTCAACTATTGCACTGATCTTTTCAATATTGCAAGGATAAATCTAGGGCACTTCTCCTGAATTTTATTTTCtaaagggacatttgaaaatgGATTTAAGCATTTCTGTTGTTGGTTTGCTAACCTCAATTTCAGTTGCTGTctcatcagtgagtgactggacatGTCACTAAGAACGATTATCAGCTTTCCCTTGGTTTTGTGAAACATCATTTAACAGTTTATGCTATGGTAATTGTTGAAGGCTTCATACACTGCCGTCTTTACAGCCACTTGTgtctcattcagcatctctctagccTACCTGTAGTACTAAGGTTTGTTTTACACCCGTTACACATCACTCCCTGTTTCTTCAGAAGCTATTTTTTTCTGTGACTTTGTACCATGGTGGGCCTCTCCGGTCATGAACTGTCGTTAATAATAaaaaaaccgccttcagtcacaaattgtgATTTTATTAAAATGCCCATCTTCAAGTGCCTTAACAGTCTACATCAAATTTAGATTTCGTTTAACTCTGGGCCTGGCAAGACCACATTGTTACATTACAAAATGACGcattatgaaatccaagtttatAAAACTATGATAAATCGAAAAGTAACTAACCGTTTCTAGTAGTAGATGTATGGTTGTGGTGAACGTTTATgtacaaatacacacttccaataaaACAGCACCAGGGCCGGTGCAAGCCCAAGTGCCGCcccgtgcgagctgctaaattgcAGCCCACCccccgtttttctttttttttttttttttttttttttttttttttttttttttttttttttttttttttacagaaacatttgtgcacttttatttaaacaaatcCGCAGGAAATGTCAGCAAgtcagcaatcaatcgcaatttttgtttttacttttcaggttTCGGCCACTGGGTGGCcagtctcaaagcttttaatatgtgcttacatctaAACTGTCATATTGACAGTTACGTTCAGCATGACGGTGTAGGTGTAAACATAACTCAAAGCATTGAGAGTAGCCACACTGTCCCTaaatctatgtagatctggaaaataaaaacaaaaattgcgactgaTTGGTGGTGATCTCTACAAATTTCTACAAAACAGTCGCTGGGCACCAGCTCATAAATGGAGTAAAACCTGATTGAAGAAATCTAGCTAACTTTaataagccttgtgaatttacaaaaatgttcaaatgtgtgtgaaagcttatgggacttaactgctaaggtcatcagtcctaagtttacacactacttaacctaaattatcataaggtcaaacacacacacacccatgcccgagggaggacttgaacctccgcagggatcagccacacagtccatgacttgcagcgccccagaccgctcggctaatcccgcgcggcatgaacTTACGgttaacgtaaataaacatttttcagtgGCTGTGAACAGATAATTTATTcaacggaaaacaaaatatatttacaatttaacgataatttggtttgaacaataatatttacaataactatttaatgttgaacaaaataagaaacaacacagtaaataaccaagacactgatcaatataaaaatttaaaaaaatactagacaaatcgaaccttcatggcttttgcttgtgcaaactctttcacacgatctgtgtaattaaagtcctctgcaagctcgtgctcaatcgatattgttgcaagatcattcaaacgagtttggctcatcgttgatcggaggtatgtctttatcaatttcagttttgagaaacccctctctccactcgcaactgtcactgggagtgttaggagaattctcagagcaatgttaacattaggaACAAAATTATGCCTCCCTATAAACTCCAGAGTCTGTTTTGGACCAGttccaggtttcaacaatgttgaaagcaccTTAAtttcttccctcaactccagtgcatcaatgtcgcttgactcatgatcttgcaaaatcgctgcgaggtttctacactttgtgtccaggctgtctggaggtgcattcttcagctcgccgatgtcgtaatcaaaataatcacaatgagatttcagttgatttaatctctcatccaaagatgtggttACTATATCTAAAAATAATAGCAGAATTCAATCTTGTACCGTTTTGGtgggtcatctattgtctcatcCCTTCCTTTATAGGTAAAGTGTCTTGGCTTCTTACTCCGTCGCTGGGAAACGCTTATCCGTGGTAACGTTAAatcttctagctctaattctgtagccaattctttggaatccgtcaagaaagacacaaacttttcttctgttctgcaggtctcaaaatatgctttcgttttttcaagcatttccacggcctcagaaacatttatgtcaatggTCTTGGGGGggtcttactgactacactgatgtgaagTAGAACGTCGTACCAGATAACCAGAgaagtgagaaaggtgtaattttttattgGATTCGCAAGTGACGTTGCTTCGTGAGCGCTCATGGCGTCGAATTCTTCTGGtatctgaaccagtgcatcataaacgccTCCAATTTGGAACCTCAGGGACGTAAGTGCATCGATGCGACTTTCCcacctagtatcgctcagtggcttcaGCGACAGGTTAGGCAGATACTTCTTCAAGACATCCCAACGTCGAACGGAGGACGAGAAGAAGTCATACAAGCTTTTCACGTGGAAATAGCGTATTTAGAAGACATAGCGGCATCGTTTACAACAAGATTCAATGAGTGACtgctacatggtacataaaatgctctcttgttcacatctgaatttcttttttggagaccagacttctttcctttcatattTGCTCCATTTTCGTATCCTTGCTCTCTCATATTACACAATGGGATTTTTTTATCTTCCGAGAACTAGAGTACGACCTGCGTCAAAGTGGAGCTTGAAGAATCGggcactggaagaaatcccaggaaatgctcccgAATTCGGTCATCGTATACCCCGTCGAGTCTTGTCTCCTAGACGAAAcgtaccacaactgtcatctgctcaacttttgaaatatctggtgtgcagtccagaattatactgtaatactttgctgatttcatcattaatagaatgttgttggttatagatgatCCAATAAGATGAATAATttcattctctgtttcttttccaagataatgatgaccattgttctcaccttgctttgttctgtgcaggtgctccatcatcacagTGTCGAACATTCCGAATAATTCAACGAGTTTCAAGAAGGTTACGTTGTCAGGCTGAAAGAGTGTATCTGTACTTCCTCTCAAAGGCAGTCATTGCCGACCCAGGAAATGAATTATTCCTATTAAGCACTTaagaacatttttccaatgttcgcTTTCAATATTTAGAAGACTTTGATTATGGGCGTTGACAGTTCGTGACTTTTTCTGTCCCTCGGAAAACACgatccactttttatgtgaattcaaatgctcgGTAGACTTACCATGACTTTCGAGATACGAAGCAACCTGCCGCCAGTCGCTTATACCGTTCTTTACAGTTTTTACTGTAGATGACGAAAAAAGTTTGCAAGAAAATCAGAACACAGcgtccttgctctttgagtacaccaaccaatgtctatctgcttcgtgtaaattcttcaaagaatagctgTAGTATGGCCTACACAGGGCTGAAACGCCGGTTGTCCGCGTTTTTATGACATTCTTCAGCTTCCTTAATGCACTCGGGAGGACCTCGCATGACCAAAGTCGTTTGAATGCAGTCGGTAATAATTTCCGGCCATCTTCCGGGATCAGAGTCAATTGTGTCTTCCAGTTTAGCCTCGCCTTCAATCCCTTCTCCGGTGGTGAGTATCTCGGCTGATATTCCTCCGGTATTTTCCGAATCGTGTCgcctaatttcagttctgcctgatgttTCAATCTCGGAGCTTTTCGTCACAAAGCAGGTCTTGAGTTCAGACGAGGTCTGTTGAACATGTTGTGGATGGCCCATCGTCAGCATTGCTACTGTATACGGTGGTCGCGGTACTGTGTTCGTCAACTCTCTGGTCATGTCctgaagataaagatgtagctgCAGTAGCTCCACTAGCTTCTGTACTTTCAGGATCTATTATTCCTCCCTCGCCGCTGCTAGGTCGTTCTCTCTTTAGCTTGAAATATCGTTGCAGTGCATCCTTTTGCTGCTTATCGTCATCTTCGTTCAgcgcccgtcttttcctatattgaCTGCTAGGACAGTCTTTTTCTACCGTCGGACATGCTTCGATCCAGCCTGTAAAGAGCGATTACgtgaaactaactgttgatgtcagtgtactaacttcatttgcaacacacttcacaaacaattttctgatattccactgcacgtaaactgaaaattatattactgtaggatacactgtccaggagatgaagtcataagaattAAGCCGCGTGAAATTAAATTTCAGCCCGAATTTCACTACAGACGCAGGTGAATCGGTCAAAGAGTGGGGCGAAAGACAATAGAGAGAGGAAGAATAAGGAGATGGAGTAacacaataatgcaataaaaacaCTCCCGGCCATCGCGGGTACTAATGCTAGTCGAAATATATTAACCCACAGCACTGCGGTTGTTAATTTCAAAGAACTGAAACTCGTCATCTGTCGTAATTTCCGTGTGTCACTTCTTTCGTGTTTAATTATGGAATAAGGGGGTAACAAATTAGTCATCGCCGTATCACTTCACTTTTCTTCActttattttcattctagctaTTGGGACGACGCGTGTTTATTGGCCGACTTGCCgatttttgaagtaacagatcataagaaaaataaattttcctattctgcaatcctgaaatagaaaaattctaacttatgaGTAACATGCATGCGCAACACTAATTGTACGTTGCATGAAAAGCACTTGCCTATTACATCCCAAGTTGCAAGAAATTCGGACGCACCAATTCTTCTGTTCTTACGAAACGCAATGAAAGTGCTCCTGACCAATCTTGACTCCCTCGGCCAACTACcgaaacgaattctgtagttttcgTTGTAGAGAATGCAACAATACCTATTGCCTGGAAAGGCGAAGTGGTGACGAGGCAGTGCCAGGAGCTGGGTCACGTCACGAGGTACAGCGAGGTTACGGTTAAACTaacgcccaagaagaagaagcaagaagctcacaataAGTATGTGACCCATGATATGGATAAATGCATTATCAAGCAGCAATTTCTATGGCATtacgaacaatagaaagaaatacgaactttgcgaaaactgcacatcttttgtcaaacagaaatgagcttcaaagctagcaaggaaacccttagaagcaatgttctgtcaATGGATTTTCGAtttagaaggtgtcaaaattaacGTTGTGTTTTgtgggccggtcgttgtggccgagcggttctaggcgcttcagtctggaatcgcgcgaccactacggtctcaggttcgaatcctgcctctggcatggatgtgtgtgatgtccttaggttagttaggattaagtagtcctaggggactgatgatctcagatgttaggtcccctagtgctcagagccatttgaaccattttgttttgtgcggacgagagggcattgttgctaaaagaccatactttctgaggttttcatcagaatcaaagcgaccagtagtttactaagatgaaacatggattcacacgcATTACACAGTAAATAAATCTTGGCAAAGTGATAGTGTGCGAGTAGTATTGGCAAACAAAAGTGCCCGGTCAGAGTTTAATTATTGTTCCTGCGggcggagacaggtgtttcatggctcaaaaaccaaaacgtccgaccctcagaaacggatagcaaaaattttcagaagtacgtcgaaacccaacttatggcaggcttattagcaatgtctttatcccttgtaattactcgcagtgtatttatccattcggaatacttctagccattgtaggtgttggacatgtttgtctgtagtaatgttcaaccattttttcCCATAACGCtggaagaataaaacactcggaagatgccattgaagggcttagcaaaattggttcaggcttaacatgtaactGCAGTATCGAACATTGCgttcgaatttccaaattagatttcgcCTTCTGCAAAAAtagttgtgagtaaacgcacgGCTCCAACAGGCTGGCAGCGCTCCACTAGTAAGAATACTGGCGTGTACGCCAGACTGCTTCTCACTGTTCCTCCGGCGTAAACACGACCGGTGCTGCCACAGTGACGAGGAAGAAATTAGTCCTTCTCCCTCCCCTTGTTCAAGGGGGGCGACCGGCAGGTAgtcgaggcgccatgccacagttccCGAAGCCGCTCCCTCCGAGGTTTGGTTTCGAATCCCCTCGTGGGCATGAATGAATGTTGAGTTTGTCCTTAAAAAAAAGGGTGGCAGATTTGCCGCCCCTCGGAAAGTGCCGCCTCGTGTGGTCGCACGTTTCGCACGTGCCTTGCGCCGGCCCTGAACAGCACATTTGCGGaaacattttgacatattttcaAACATAATACAAAACAAGTTCAAGATTTCGAGCGTGTAGATGCTGCATGTTTACAAATACACAGATAATATTTGCAGAATTAAACGAAATGCAATCttgatgtagactgtcaaagcagCTGAAGATGAGCGCCCTGTGCTCAAAAAGCAACGTGCATTCTAATAAAATCACGATTTGTGGCTGAGGGCAGTTGTTCGTTATTATTACGAAACTAATACAATCACGGAAGAAACACTGCaagcaatggataaaattaagacaaACCGTTTCATTGGGTATGTATCCATCCatcgcatggtcaactattctttcaagCTTGAGGCATAATTCCATTATACGCTCCTATCCTAAGTTTTAACTTCCTCATTGGGTTATAACACTACTGCTTGTTTATCTAGTATTCTGAACATACAAATCTATTTGTTTTAGTTGGTCTTCAGACTTCGGTAATCATTGTTGGTGCAACTGCCCTTGGTCACTAATAAGAGTTTAGATGTGGACGACCTTAAAGAGGTCAGGTCTTTTTGTTCCAattagatctaaaatatttccatcatgaatggggtGTTAAACTATTCGTTGTAGGTAAGTAATTTtcaaagaaggcatttagtaatgtttcaaagtGTGTTTTGTCATGTCCACTAACAAACTGTAATAGCCTCTTCTAACGATTATAGTATTATTGGGGGAACTTACACACAAGCACATTgatattttctctaaagtttttggttacaccaGGTGGGAAGTCTGGTGGTTGATAGAAGAATCTAGCTATAATTTTATGCCCACCATTGATAATGAGTCTTGTCTAATCAATCtcccatgcagcttcagtttctgtctcagtggatttgaaTTTATTGTCAGTTACATGAACTGCATGCTTGAATAGATGAACTAGAAAGGCAACTGAGAGAAAACAGGAATCAGACAATGTCGTTTTCGTACTCGGATCAGATATACTTGTGGGGAAGATGTTCTGCAGTTAACTAAGAACATTGTTAACATAGAGACTTCATTGAATTATTGATCACATACgtgttacgccggccggagtggccgagcggttctaggcgctacagtctggaaccgcgagaccgctacggtcgcaggttcgaatcctgcctcgggcatggatgtgtgtgatgtccttaggttagttaggtttaagtagttctaagttctaggggactaatgaccttagaagttaagtcccatagtgctcagagccatttgaaccaacgtgtTACACACAAAAGCGTACACTTTACTCGTGTTAAGTGCAAGACAAAACAGGAAAAAGAAAGCGCACGTAACTATAGGTGCGTCCACACAATGCCTTTATTCTGTTCATCTTTGCTCACGCGCCTAAGCTTCCAACAGCGCAACTACGCAATGTGTAATTTCCTGAAGATGGAGCCCGTGCTTTTAGCGCATCGCTTTCCGACTTCTGCGAGAAACTTTGCGCTTCTTATTGGAAGACAGGCAGTTGGGACTGATGTGTGTTCCGCTGTGTAATGTGTTGAGGTTATGCAGGGAAGCGAAGTATGTGCAGAAATGTCTGTTGATTCCAAAGAAAGCACGCTTAAATTTATCGATGATTACAGATGAAGAAAAGTCGTATGGAATGCAGCTTCTAAAGATTATTTGAATGAAAAATTGAGATGTGATGCCCTAAGTCAGATAAAGCCGTCAACCGAGAAGAGTTACTACAAATTAGGGCCGACTTGAAGCTCTGATGCCAATGTTCCTCGACGCTGTTACTAGATGGGTGGTAACTGGTGGTACGATGTTGTATGCAACCACATAAATATGCCAGTTCATGAAACAAGGGTGACTCAGACTGGCAGCCCTAGTTCTTCGTCACGGCCGTAGGGCAGCCAAATAGCGAGATCCGTGTGGTTAGGACTGTGTGTGTGACCATCTCTGCCAAATGTCCGTGATGAGTACACTGTCTACCCTTCGGGTGGACCTATCTGTTGCGGCGAAAACATATTTGAAGCCTTTCACAGTGAGGAGCTGCCATGCAAGGTCTATATGGACATGAGAAAAATGTTGTGTAGGCTCCTTGAATGTGCCAATTGGTTTGTGCACAAGGCGGTCCACTGTAGGTGATTCACAAGCTAAACAAGTTGTAAATTATACGACAATCACGCTGCACATCTAACCACATGAATTTGTCTGTCATAAGTCGTATAGTGGCGTTGGCTCCAGAATGAGCGAGTCAGTGGACGGCCTTAAAAACCTGTTTCCGAGAACGTGATGGAACGAAAGGTCGCGATCAGCTTTGAGAAATGTCACAACACACAAGGAAGATGGCCGTTGATAACTTCTGTACATACAATCCCATGTTTAATTTCTTGATAAACTCCTGTAGCTCCGCGTCGGTGTTTTGTGCCCTAGCCAGTGTTTGTAGTTGGTGCCTGTGGAAACTACATTTACTTGAGAGAAATAATCAGCCACATTATCAGCACTTCGGAAGTGACGAATATCAGTAATAAACTGGCTGATGAATACTGTATGGCAGAAATGACATGGTGAGAAAGAGTCATGGTAGTCTTGAACGCCAAGGAAATTGGTTCGTGATCGGTGCTACTATACTCAGTCGAAAATACCTATTGGTTTAGTAGACCTCCGGAAATTTCCTTTCGTAGGCACTCCAGTTTGTCTCTGTCTCCGTCACTTTATGGGAAATGAACCGAGTGGCTACCACATACCATTCACTTGCTGTTCTAGGTCCGTTCCTTTCGCAGTCTAGCTAGCATTCACAACAACAGTTAGGGGTGCAGAAGGAAGAGGTTGTGCTAGTAACACTCCATCTGTTGAGCTGGATTTGACGTCTTCGAATGCAGAAAACATAGCTGGATTCCACGTTACGGAGCGTTGCCCTTGTGAAGTTGGGTCGCACAATGTGGCAGTGAGTGGTGCTTGTATAATGTAAAGTGCGATAGTCCACACAAACGCTCCAGGAACCTTTTTTCTTCTTTGCTAAGTGGAGAGACGACGCCTACGGACTATCTAAATATCTAATAACGCCTGCATCTATTAATTCTTCAAATTGTTTCTTCACCGTGGCGCCAATCAGCCGGCTTTGGAAGCAGCCGACAGTCCCGGCATAGTAGTGATGTGGTATGTATTGTTACGCTATACTCCAAGCAGTGACCCTGACTGCTGTTTCGCGTCATCCGAAGTCGCCGTAGGAGGGGTCGTTATAATCTTCTTATTTGAACCAAAGCCATCTCGAGTCCAGCAGTGCAACCAGTTATCCGAGCACACAACACATCGCCCGCACTAACGCATGCTTCCTCGTCTTCCACAGTTGTCATTTCACAATGAGTTCACTAACAGTGTTCATTATAGTAAGAACGCTGTGCTCCACAGACTTAATACTGGCGATTTCACGTTTACAGAGAAACACACAGATGCTGCGATGTACGAAATTGCATTGTTTGTCCCTTTGTGAACATCACGTGAACATGTACAATTGCTGTAAATAGTCTGTTCATTCAGTCTGAGCAGGGGtgcagataattttttcttctgtaagATGGGGTTTTAAGTTTTTATCAAGTACAGGATGTTCACTCCCCCCCCTCACTTCACAGTtaaccatacaatacaatacacaggTTGTAGGAAGTCAAAACACGGTCATTAAAAGAagacacagaacaaaattacttaTGCAGCTGTCAAACTGAATTCTCACACTAGCCAGTTGTCAATGCCACAGTTAAAATACTCGAGAAATCTCAGATCTGTGGTACCATTTACATTTGCATTTTTGAAACAGTTACACAATGTGCATTATTATTTAAAATCCAGTTAAATGGTTAAAAAAATCAGCCTCTTACAGTAACACCAGAGGCATTAAGAGACAGAGTATATTCAAAATAAGGCCACTCAAAATACTCAGTGCTTAAAACTCAAACATCAGGAATAAGGATGGCTACCAATTAAGAATGGCTTAGGAAAAATCACAACTTCTGCCATTCAAATAACAACGTAAGTTAGCATGGAACTCTCATCATGTCAGTAATGTACAGGAAACATTTGAACAAATAAAGAACACAATCACCTTTCAACTCAGCAGTAGCAGAGTTTATTGAACGTCTGTAACCGAGTGCCTCTGCCATCCAATAATTTCCTAGGGAGCCAAAAACACAATACAATTGGGCGTCGTTTTATACAAGACAAAGTGAGCTGACACTGACCCAAGGTAATATGCCGGTAGCAGATCATGTTGGTAAGTGCAACTCTTCGGCAGTTCGAAGTACATGGGCTATTCCCTTTCAGACTGGCCGAAACACGACAAAATTAGCCTTGtattttttaaatcattaataatttctacatgttgaatgaaatttttactcttcaGCGAAGtccgcactgatatgaaacttactggcgcGGCTGAACCGAGTCTAGAACTCAGGACCATTGCTTTTTACGGTCAAgtcctctatcgactgagctacccaagcacgactcacaaattTCCCTCACAGCTGTACTTTCTCCAGTACCTCGTCACCCGCCTTCCATAGTTCACAGACGTTCtcttgctgtggctaagccatgcctccgcaatatcctttcttccaggagtgctagtcttgcgagTTTCACaggacaacttctgtgaagtttagaaggtagcagACGAGCTGCTGGCGGAAGTGAAACTATGAGGACAGATCAtgaatcgtgtttgggtagctcaatcggatgtcagaggtttagctgccctccttaatactaacaaaaaaaaactgagtgaatatcCAATGATGAAGCTGAATAGgtttcatgggacgtccgccccgaataaaggcaacgaacaataacgaacaaaatgagatttaaaaaatcggtaaagcacttgcccgtaaaaggcaaaggtcctgagctcgagtcACAGCCCGGCAGACATTTTTAATCCGCCAGTAAGTTTCAGTTTCTACATATGTCAATTACtgtaaaagaaaacaattttttaaagataTCTCTATAATGTTTACTACTTTTTGGGTTAAAATTAGGTACGGTTTTTGTTATTTTCTGAATGTGACGATTTGTGCATTGTGTAACTCAAGACCCTTACATTGGATATCAGTGAACGACGATTCATTTCGAAGCCGAATGTCTGTTAGATATTAATAATATCACAATAATTAGTACAATTTTAAAAACCTT
The nucleotide sequence above comes from Schistocerca piceifrons isolate TAMUIC-IGC-003096 chromosome 7, iqSchPice1.1, whole genome shotgun sequence. Encoded proteins:
- the LOC124805475 gene encoding uncharacterized protein LOC124805475, giving the protein MFDTVMMEHLHRTKQDIVTTSLDERLNQLKSHCDYFDYDIGELKNAPPDSLDTKCRNLAAILQDHESSDIDALELREEIKVLSTLLKPGTGPKQTLEFIGRHNFVPNVNIALRILLTLPVTVASGERGFSKLKLIKTYLRSTMSQTRLNDLATISIEHELAEDFNYTDRVKEFAQAKAMKVRFV